One genomic segment of Gadus chalcogrammus isolate NIFS_2021 chromosome 3, NIFS_Gcha_1.0, whole genome shotgun sequence includes these proteins:
- the LOC130380078 gene encoding protein disulfide-isomerase-like produces the protein MRAALLFLVTACCLGVFLPAEASKVEKPLPQVDGVLQLTKSNFDKALKKSTQLLVHFSAPLSGDGQRVSAAFQEAAAELQGSGVTMATVDVSKDKDLAKQLNASGPPPIRLYINGDQHTPVVCPVPKNAASILTWLKRRAGSAADLLTDFSQSKDSEELLVVGFFKDIASGYADVFYAAAVDLPDVSFAITHDEKLISKYDITHDVVLLLNKSRVVEAYKMAPKTSKGDLIAFITVYQMEVVTEYDGQTARRHQERGGVVWVRASRTTGARDG, from the exons ATGAGGGCTGCGCTGCTATTCTTGGTGACGGCCTGCTGTCTTGGGGTCTTCCTCCCTGCCGAGGCTTCGAAGGTGGAGAAGCCCCTGCCCCAGGTAGACGGGGTCCTACAACTGACCAAGTCTAACTTCGACAAGGCACTGAAGAAATCCACGCAGCTACTGGTGCACTTCT CCGCCCCTCTCTCTGGGGACGGGCAGCGGGTTAGCGCGGCCTTCCAAGAGGCGGCGGCTGAGctccaggggtcaggggtcaccatgGCCACCGTGGACGTGTCCAAGGACAAAGATCTGGCCAAGCAGCTCAACGCCAGCGGACCCCCGCCCATCAGACTCTACATCAACGGGGACCAGCACACTCCCGTGGTCTGCCCag TGCCAAAGAACGCCGCCTCCATTTTGACTTGGCTGAAGAGGAGGGCGGGGTCAGCGGCCGACCTGCTCACGGATTTCAGCCAATCAAAGGACTCTGAGGAATTGCTCGTGGTTGGATTCTTCAAG gacatAGCCAGTGGCTACGCTGATGTCTTCTATGCGGCAGCGGTGGATCTGCCAGATGTTAGCTTTGCCATCACTCACGACGAAAAGCTGATCAGCAAATATGACATCACACATGATGTCGTTCTCCTGCTTAATAAG TCCAGGGTGGTGGAGGCGTACAAGATGGCGCCGAAGACTTCTAAAGGAGATCTGATCGCCTTTATCACAGTGTACCAGATGGAGGTAGTCACCGAGTACGACGGCCAG
- the si:dkeyp-75b4.8 gene encoding lipopolysaccharide-induced tumor necrosis factor-alpha factor homolog, which produces MDPPAYEEVVLQTPPTPPPTYALAVLPSTPPPTYREADAFPVLNLPVVQAVTILPVQGPATQTPVNGTSQNGSGPTVFSVQPQRTRAVMGVDPVRVQCPYCHEVVTTEIEHKPGLGAWSVCFLLTLGGCICGCCLIPFFAKEMQDVHHSCPRCQRHLHIHALGDG; this is translated from the exons ATGGACCCCCCCGCGTATGAAGAGGTGGTCCTCCAGACTCCCCCCACACCACCTCCCACCTATGCCCTCGCggtcctcccctccacccctccacccacctACAGAGAAGCTG ATGCATTTCCTGTTCTGAATCTCCCTGTCGTGCAAGCTGTCACCATCTTGCCCGTCCAGGGACCGGCCACACAGA CCCCAGTAAATGGGACTTCACAGAATGGGTCTGGTCCAACAGTCTTCAGTGTCCAGCCACAGCGCACAAGAGCAGTGATGGGAGTTGACCCTGTTAGGGTTCAATGCCCCTACTGTCATGAAGTTGTAACTACAGAGATCGAGCACAAGCCCGGGCTGGGTGCTTGGAGCGTGTGTTTTCTTTTGACATTGGGAGG gtgcatctgtggctgctgtCTGATTCCCTTTTTCGCAAAGGAAATGCAGGATGTCCATCACTCGTGTCCGCGCTGTCAACGCCACCTGCACATACACGCGCTAGGTGACGGCTAG